Proteins co-encoded in one Papaver somniferum cultivar HN1 chromosome 5, ASM357369v1, whole genome shotgun sequence genomic window:
- the LOC113279973 gene encoding transcription factor bHLH84-like, whose translation MESMGVMSDGELINSFCGFFSNNEEAEFMLQLLGNFSYTSEQQQPQQHQDEYPSLGNMSTPVTANYYPNHHHDEAETNDGGMMMRMPDNSYFCADISYPHYENMSQVGNYSFNGNGDHVYMQNNSYHDDHDNYYVSDANAPILMSNNLSMDYVMVEDQEHVHGLTTNNFFPGHVVEETNNTCLNEEMSNESSLEAVDLHDQRFEAKAKSEIEEPAISTVEDKSNVELIGNCKKRTRVPRDNQKNKRNVRSKKSKKQSPSSNDEEERQCSSGCSSEEDSNGSQEEPKESSVLNMNGKARASRGSATDPQSLYARKRRERINERLKTLQNLVPNGTKVDISTMLEEAVDYVKFLQLQIKLLSSDDLWMYAPIAYNGMNIGALDHINKISQKQ comes from the exons ATGGAGTCTATGGGAGTTATGTCTGACGGAGAACTTATTAACTCCTTCTGTGGGTTTTTCTCTAACAACGAAGAAGCTGAGTTCATGTTACAATTGCTCGGTAACTTCTCGTATACAAGcgaacaacaacaaccacaacaacatcaagACGAGTACCCAAGTTTGGGAAATATGTCAACTCCTGTCACTGCTAATTACTATCCTAATCATCATCACGACGAAGCTGAAACTAACGATGGcgggatgatgatgaggatgccTGACAATTCATATTTTTGTGCTGATATTTCCTACCCCCATTATGAAAATATGTCTCAAGTAGGTAACTACAGTTTTAACGGTAATGGTGATCATGTTTACATGCAAAATAATTCTTATCATGATGACCATGATAATTACTACGTCAGTGATGCTAATGCTCCTATTTTGATGAGCAATAATTTATCTATGGATTATGTTATGGTTGAGGATCAAGAACATGTCCATGGTTTGACGACCAATAACTTCTTCCCCGGCCATGTAGTGGAAGAAACTAACAATACTTGTTTGAATGAAGAAATGAGCAATGAATCTTCATTAGAAGCTGTTGACCTTCATGATCAGAGATTTGAAGCTAAGGCGAAATCCGAGATTGAAGAACCAGCTATTTCTACGGTAGAAGACAAAAGCAACGTCGAGTTGATTGGAAACTGTAAAAAGAGAACTCGGGTTCCTAGAGAT AATCAGAAGAACAAAAGAAATGTAAGGTCTAAGAAGAGTAAAAAACAATCTCCCAGTAGTAACGATGAAGAAGAGAGACAGTGTTCTAGTGGTTGCAGCTCTGAAGAGGATTCCAATGGTTCTCAGGAAGAGCCGAAAGAGTCATCCGTTCTCAATATGAATGGAAAAGCTAGAGCTAGCAGAGGTTCCGCAACTGATCCTCAAAGTCTCTATGCTAGG AAACGAAGAGAAAGGATAAACGAAAGATTGAAAACCCTACAAAACCTTGTCCCAAATGGAACCAAA GTTGATATAAGTACAATGCTTGAAGAAGCAGTTGACTATGTTAAGTTTTTACAACTCCAAATCAAGTTGTTAAGTTCGGACGATTTATGGATGTATGCACCGATTGCCTACAATGGAATGAACATAGGCGCTTTGGATCATATCAATAAGATCTCCCAAAAGCAATGA
- the LOC113283483 gene encoding vacuolar-sorting receptor 3-like: protein MGIFSRYYCYYLGFVSLLYLFQIGTGKFLVEKNSITVTSPDSIKGNHDSAIGNFGLPQYGGSMAGTVLYPKDNQKACREDFTTSFKTKPGSLPTFLLVDRGDCLFALKVWNAQKAGASAVLVADNVDEPLLTMDSPKEDGASAQYIENITIPSALITKDFGGKLKKAISSGEMVNLNLDWREAVPHPDNRVEYELWTNSNDECGVKCDMLMEFVKDFKGAAQILERGGYTQFTPHYITWYCPEAFTISKQCKSQCINKGRYCAPDPEQDFSQGYEGKDVVVENLRQLCVFKVANEISKPWVWWDYVTDFQIRCPMKLKKYNKECADTVIKSLGLDMKKIEKCMGDPNADADNPVLKEEQEAQVGKGTRGDVTILPTLVVNNRQYRGKLDKGAVLKAICSGFEETTEPAVCLNADLETNECLDNNGGCWQDKTLNATACKDTFRGRVCECPLVQGVQFKGDGYSSCEASGRGRCNINNGGCWHETRDGHTFSACLDIDGVKCQCPSGFKGDGVKNCEDINECKERRACQCPDCHCKNTWGGYECTCSEGLLYMKDHDTCISKSASEAKTSWTAVWVILIGLVMAAAGAYLVYKYRIRSYMDSEIRAIMAQYMPLDSQVEIPNHASDGRA from the exons ATGGGGATTTTTTCAAGATATTATTGTTATTACTTAGGGTTTGTAAGTTTGCTATATTTGTTTCAAATTGGAACTGGGAAATTTTTAGTTGAGAAAAATAGTATAACTGTTACTTCTCCGGATAGTATTAAAGGAAATCATGATAGTGCTATTGGTAATTTTGGTTTACCACAATATGGTGGAAGTATGGCTGGTACTGTTCTTTACCCTAAAGACAATCAAAAAGCTTGTAGAGAAGATTTTACTACTTCTTTCAAGACTAAACCTGGTTCTCTTCCTACATTTCTCTTAGTTGATCGAGGAG ATTGCCTTTTTGCTTTAAAAGTTTGGAATGCGCAAAAAGCTGGAGCTTCCGCTGTGCTTGTTGCAGATAATGTTGATGAACCATTACTAACCATGGATTCACCTAAAGAGGATGGTGCATCTGCACAGTATATCGAGAACATAACCATTCCATCCGCGCTCATCACTAAAGATTTTGGTGGAAAGCTGAAAAAAGCAATAAGTAGTGGGGAAATGGTCAACCTGAATCTCGATTGGAGGGAAGCTGTTCCGCACCCAGATAATCGAGTAGAGTATGAATTGTGGACCAATAGCAATGATGAATGTGGGGTGAAATGTGATATGCTGATGGAATTTGTAAAGGATTTCAAAGGCGCAGCACAAATACTTGAGCGAGGGGGTTACACGCAATTTACACCCCATTATATAACTTGGTATTGTCCTGAAGCATTCACAATAAGCAAACAGTGTAAATCTCAGTGCATAAATAAGGGACGGTATTGTGCACCTGATCCTGAGCAGGATTTCAGCCAAGGATATGAAGGGAAAGATGTTGTTGTCGAAAATTTAAGACAACTTTGTGTGTTCAAAGTGGCAAATGAGATCAGCAAGCCTTGGGTTTGGTGGGATTATGTCACCGATTTTCAAATAAGATGTCCAATGAAGctgaaaaaatataataaagaatgTGCTGATACTGTTATCAAGTCTCTAG GCCTTGACATGAAAAAGATTGAGAAGTGTATGGGTGACCCAAATGCTGATGCTGATAATCCTGTTctaaaagaagaacaagaagcccaa GTTGGAAAAGGAACCAGAGGTGATGTGACCATACTGCCTACCCTTGTCGTTAACAATCGACAATATCGAG GGAAATTGGATAAAGGAGCTGTTTTAAAAGCCATTTGTTCCGGTTTTGAGGAAACTACTGAACCAGCGGTTTGCTTGAATGCTG ATTTAGAGACAAATGAGTGCTTGGATAATAATGGTGGATGTTGGCAGGATAAGACATTAAACGCCACTGCTTGCAAG GATACATTCCGCGGAAGAGTGTGTGAGTGTCCCCTTGTTCAAGGTGTGCAGTTTAAAGGAGATGGTTACAGTTCCTGTGAAG CTAGTGGGCGTGGACGCTGCAATATAAACAATGGGGGTTGCTGGCACGAAACTCGAGATGGACATACCTTTTCTGCGTGTCTG GATATAGATGGTGTTAAATGCCAGTGTCCATCGGGATTCAAAGGGGATGGTGTCAAAAATTGTGAAG ATATTAATGAATGCAAAGAAAGGAGAGCTTGTCAGTGTCCCGACTGTCACTGCAAAAATACATGGGGCGGGTATGAGTGCACTTGCAGTGAGGGCCTCTTGTACATGAAGGATCATGACACCTGTATAA GTAAGAGTGCTAGTGAAGCTAAGACGTCATGGACTGCTGTGTGGGTCATCTTGATAGGCCTGGTTATGGCTGCCGCTGGAGCATATCTTGTTTACAAATACAGAATACGG TCGTACATGGACTCAGAGATCAGAGCTATAATGGCACAGTACATGCCACTGGACAGTCAGGTGGAGATACCAAATCATGCTAGTGACGGCCGAGCGTAG